atggcatcagaagtttgatgaagtgattttatctagtggtttttAATTAAACCAGGCTGATAAATGTGTATATAGAAattttgatgattctggtaaaggagttataatttatCTATATGTTgctgacatgttaatctttgggactgaccaaagtgaggttgatttaacaaaagaatttatTTCATCTaagttctccatgaaagatataGGGGAGGCTGACGTCATCCTTGGTATTAGGATCGAACGTGAGAGTAATGGaatttcaatttatcaatctcattatattgagaatgtGTTGagaaagttcaattgctttgattGTACTCATGTGAGTACACCTGtggatccaagtgagaagcttatgcttAACCAAGGTGAAGTTGTATCAAAACTGGAGTATTCACATGTGATTGGTTGTTTAATGTATTACATGACTTGTAtaaggccggatattgcttttgcaTTGGGAAAATTGAGTAGATacactagtaatcctagtactcatcattGGCAAGCAATTAGGCAGGTACTGAAGTATTTGAAGAAAAGTATGAACTATAGTTTATCTTGTAGTGGGTTTCCTTCGATAATAGAAGGATACACTGATGCAAGTTGGACAACCAAttttgaagatcattcttcaacaagtgattgggtgttcttgcttggtgAAGGTGCCATTTCATGGGATTATAACAAGCAGACATGTTTTACCAACTCAAGGTTGGAATATAAGTTGGTTGCATTAGTTGCTGTCAGTGATCGAACATAAATCGGACCCAAGAACTAGATTCATGTTGAGTGCCAGGTGAGAGTGTTTAAGGACAATAAGGTTTTAATCTTCGGTCCGGTTTACCGTGAGAGTCCCTAGTCCAGATGATCATCTACGAGAGGGTGATTAAAACCTATTCCACAACTGATGGCAAGTGCCGAAATAATGGCCACTAGGGTGGTTGCATAGGATTTATTTTCATGGAACATAACTATTACCGTAATGTTATTTCCTAGATGCAATCGATAATCGAGTAATACCGAAAACATGTGTGTTGAATGAATGAGGTTATGGGTTGTATTTATAGTGAAACCCGAACCCTACATACTCCTTAATTCGTTATGGATCATTCCTGAATAACAACCATAAAGAACGGAATATTCGTTAGGAAAGGATTACGTTTTAATTAAGGATGAGATCATCTAAGATTGTTTACGTATGCGCCAAGCAAGACTGCGTAATGCACCATCTATTATACTGTTCAGGGTTACTCATGAATGATGTGCGCACATCAAGTGATACGCACGAGAGCCATGCGCAAAGGTACGCGTATCATGAAGTCCCTCCAGTTTAACGTGATGCACACGATCCAAGGCGCATGACATTAAACTCTATAAAATATCCCGAAGATTTCACCCATTAaacttatacaagatatttatggtAAAAATCAATTAAATGAGATTCGCACTCAATTTAGCATTGAATACGGAGCAGACGCTTGCAATCAAACGTCTGCTAATGATGACGTTAATTCGGCGAGAATTATCTAATGATGACAGCCTGTCAAATCACAACTTCCAGGTTTTTCTAACATGCATCCCGCTATAGTAAACAGGTGGGTTTTCCTTATCATAAACCATGCATTTTCATCCCAATCCGTTAAGATGGTGACACGTGTACGACTAGCATATTAACTTACGCGTTTTGAGACCTAATTTCCCCTTATAAATTAACATGCCTTTTTACCAAATTGGTTAAAAATCCAAAATCATCGTTTTCCTCCTTCGCTCCCAACATTTTTCCGTTCAAGTTTCCAGCAACAATTGAACTATCGTCGCAGGTTAGTTTTCTATTTTCTTTGTTCTCCTTTTGTTTAAACATGTCATCAACTTCATCCTATTCTAATGTTTTTCACGTTCACTCCATCGCTTCAACCCTCGATCAAGAATTGATTAAATGCATAATTTATTGGTATCCTCCAATTGTTGAGTATTCACCCATACTCCCCAAGGAAGACTAGCGAGCCCACAAACCACCCCAAAACATGATCGGTGTATATGATCAAACTCTGGAAGTCGTTAATACTCGTATTCCACCCACCGATTTCTTCATGCGATTTCTTTCGGCATACAACATAGGGTTTGGTCAACCTCATCCTTATAGTGCTGCCCGTGTGTCTCTTTTTGAGATGTGGTGTCGAGCCACGATCGAGAACCATCATTGAACGTCTTACAGAACATTTTCCAATACAAGTTGAGTGAACACGACTGTGTTTCATTCACCGCCGGTATGAAGAAAGGCTTATaaagttcttggaaggattctttttATTTTTTCAAAAACAAGTTTGTTCCTGCTCAGTATTCTAATATCCTCCAATGACACACTGGTCCGAACACATCGTTGAATAAACCCTCCTATGACCACAACTGAACAAGAACTGTTTGATCTCTATGCATGCCAAAAGCTCCAAATGCGAGTCTTCCCAAATGGGTTACTTTATCTCACTCGACTTTCATCGTTTTGGCCATTCAATGGTTTTCGCCTAGTAGTTGTACTTAGAGGAAAGGTTATAATTTTATTGCCTAAATCATCAATAATAAATGATTAACTGTTGTGGATGTTAATTAGTTCGTACCTTTTTTGCAGTCATGAAGGTTGAAGAGTGCATTATTGAGGAGAACTTGAAGGGATACTCCATTAAAAAAGAAGTTGTTGACGACAATGTTTATGTAAATGCTGTTGAGGACACCAGTGATGCCAATGTGGAGGAGGAGGCCCTCGTGAAGAACATGTATTCTGTGCGCCTCAACCCCTGcccaaaagaaaaagaaaacaactGCAACCCCTGGAAATGCTTCATCATCAGAATGTATAACCATTGCTCTTTTTATGCTGATGTGACGTTATGCCATGCATTACTTATGCTAACTTGATTATTGCTTTGTATTTTGCAAGTTTTTAATCTTGATGAAAAGGTTGTGCCTCCCCCCACTGCACCAGAACTCGTGATTACTGCTGTTGTTCCCATACTTCATGCATCCTCTATGCCGCTTACTGTAATTGCTCCGTGACTCTCAGCTACTGCTACTCATCAAGTTAAAGTTGGGTCATCTACCTTCTCTATCCTCAAATCGAATGCAAACCAATACATTGGCATCCGGGTGGACAACCTAGATTTGATTTTAAATGTGTCGAAACGCTCTGCCTTTGAACAGAACGCGTACATGCAAGGGTGCGTTCCTGCTGAAGTTAGACAGGAGTTGCAAAAGATGACCCCAGAGCAAAAGCTATGCTTTGAAACCCACCTTTCATTTTTGAAATGGGTGAGGGATTATGACCGGCTAAACAGCGAGCGATCATACCGTGCTGACCTTCGTCTTTCTGGGCAGTTGCAGAAAAGGGTGCAACTTTTAGAGAACCAACTTAGGGCGGCCAATGAAGCATTAAAGATAGTGGAGGCCACCATGGAAATTGTGAAGAAGGAAAAGGAGGACGTTCTTTCTTGGAAAGTTGACTACGAAGAGGAGAACAGGGCACTTCGCGAAGAACTTTCCACTACCAACTCCAGTCTTGACCACCTTTCTTATGAAAATAAGGATCTGGCCTCGCACATTGAAGAGGTGGCTGAAGACTGTGACATGATGGAAAAGAACTACAATGATCTCAAAGCAGCACTCCCCACCATCACGAGCCACATCCTCGATGCCTCTATTGTCAGCGAGCTACATAGCAACGCTCTAAAGGCAGCGCAAGCATCTGAGAGGGTAAAGATTTGGAACCTAATCTCAGAGAACATCAAATTCCCTTCCCCTGTTCCTCAAATCATCACATATCAACTCGAATAAAACCCTCTAGAGAAAGCAACGGTAACCAGCACGGTGCTAAAAATCATCACCATCCTTGGTTGAAGAAAGGTCAGATCCTGCAACTTCAGTGCATGATCTTGTTAAGAGAAAGTGGTAGTGGGGAAAGCTTATAGTTCGATTTGGTCATTGGGTGCGCTTGACGTCCTTTGATGTTCACTTTTTTGCTTGGAGCTCGGGGTCTTGGGTACACCATGAGTAGGCTCTGTTTGATATTCTTGGCCCCTTGCACTTACTACTCCTTGTGGGCATATTCATTATTAGCAAGCTTGGTAGGGTGCTTTTTACTCATTGGATGCACTTCCTAGCTTATTTTTACAGAAACATCATTGGTCATTTTACTTTCCCGTTTACATGGCGCAATTATCCTAATCACTATGAGAAAGGGTTTGAAGAATTTCTACCATTAGCGTATGGAACCGTCACCAACAAGCCATCCCCTTTTTTATTTCATGTTTTTAGTTTAGATTTCTTCTTTTGTATGGGCATGCATGCCAGTAAACTTAGTGCTATAAGCACCTTTGTAATCGTGGTAACTTTGGGCATTATCAATGCTTTGATGTTGACTTTTTTGAATAAACTAGTACTCTTTTGGTTATATTGCCCGATTGTAATTCTATGTTTTTTAGGACTTCGACATAATTGTCTGTATACAAATCCATGTACACCGTGTTTATACTCCAAATTTAATAAGTTCAACAGTAACATACTATTGTGCACATAATAGCCATTTTTCACTTCCTTATTAAGTAAAATATATAGAGTCTTCTAAGTGAACCAACACTTAGGGCTGTGGGCAAGTAATCCCAATGCTTGTCGTTTATAGTCATAATTTGCAGTCTTCTAGTCTACAAGACTGCGTTGATCTAGACAAACCAATGTCTGTTACCCACCCTAAAATCTAggcttgtaaccaaacaggcttttgTCACACGGGAGCTAGAGATCATCCCTTAAATGGTAGGTGCATGTAATTTCTATCATATTGTGCATCAAAACGTAACCAAACGTTTCTATTCAAAAATTGAATTTAttcataaaaaataaataaaattcatAAGTCACATTCATATGACATTTTATTGCAACCATAAAAGAAATGCTAACTCAAAGAGTGGGGTGATCAGTCTCAAGTCCTGCAGCCTGACAATTATATGTAACATCTTTTTAAGTTGGTTTCATGCCAAGTGCCAGGTACTCACTCTCCAGTAATTTCTGCAAGGATGTAAGATCCAGTTGAACTTGTACCAATAACTTCATAGGGACCCTCCCATTTATATCCCTGCTTTTCAGTATTCTCTGAGCAACTTGCTTCATTGTTGTGCCAAACATAATCTCCTAGTTTGAATGACATGGGCTTGACGCACTTATCATAATACTTAGAGATTTTCTGTTTGCTTATTGCTTCACGAATGACAGCCATTTCTCTGCGCTCTTCCGATAAATCCAAGTTTGCGCGCCAGTCTTCACCATTTCTTGACTCATCAAAAGTGCTTATACGCTTAGTTGGGACCAATAACTCGGTAGGGATAATAGTGTAACAACCaaactttttccgttaactttccgttaaatacttaacgaacATTAGTTAAATTCTATGAATTTATACGCCATAACTTTTTCTTAGAAAATACTATTTTTAATATGTGCTACATATTACTTGATTTCATACTTTGGTTTTGAAGTATGCGAGAAACTTAGAAAACGCAATAAAAATGTACGGTTTGTGAAAACAGGAAAAAACGTCTTTAAGACAACGAAACAATTGATAATTCACTTTTagtaattattttatttaattattatgctTTAAAGgtacttttaatttattagaagttttatCAATTTAAAACGCGTAGAATTCGCTAAAACGCTCGGTTAACGTTTCAGCTTTCGGTTTCGATTAACGACACTTAGCAacaaattaaataattattaagaGAAATAATTATTCCATGTAATTTATAAAAATTAGAATTCTTTTATCAATTAAGAGAATTTAATTTATTTTAAGAATCCGATAATATTAATGTTTAGCGATtcggtttgcgttttcggctaacgacacttaaAGGCTCTTAACGGAATCCCATAGAAATTTATCTAGCAATATTTTAAAGTCCAAATAATCCCTTTTGGGCCCTCTTGGTCTTTTTCCTCCATCCCTCCTCAAAATCCAACCCATCTAAAACCAATACTTAGGCCTTAAGTACTTAAGACAAGCTATACCTTAAAACCTAACACAATTTTTGCCTTCCCTCTATTATACCTGCTATTTACGGATGAAAATCAGCCTCCCATCATCCAAAAAAGTTGACATCTTCATCCCTCAAAGAACACCTTCGATTGCTTGCTCGTTTGCTTAATTGTTTACATAATcgtgttcctctcgttctcctctacgcgtggatacaagtaattgcttgattgATGGTAAAATCTCTCAAAACCTAATTGttaaaatctgaattttattaCTAA
This window of the Rutidosis leptorrhynchoides isolate AG116_Rl617_1_P2 chromosome 7, CSIRO_AGI_Rlap_v1, whole genome shotgun sequence genome carries:
- the LOC139860115 gene encoding secreted RxLR effector protein 161-like — encoded protein: MKDIGEADVILGIRIERESNGISIYQSHYIENVLRKFNCFDCTHVSTPVDPSEKLMLNQGEVVSKLEYSHVIGCLMYYMTCIRPDIAFALGKLSRYTSNPSTHHWQAIRQVLKYLKKSMNYSLSCSGFPSIIEGYTDASWTTNFEDHSSTSDWVFLLGEGAISWDYNKQTCFTNSRLEYKLVALVAVSDRT